The sequence GGACCTGGACTTCCTCGCACGCTTTCCCTTCGACGCCGCGGACACCGTGAGGCGGCTGGAGGCGGTGCTCCGTGTGGCGGTGGAGGACGGGTTCTCCTTCGGGGCGATGAGGTCCGAGGTCATCTGGGCGGAGACCGCGTTCCCTGGCGTGCGCGTCTTCGTGGAGACGCGGCTGCCCGGTGTCGAGGGGGCGTTCGAGCTGCGCATCGACACGGGCTTCGGCGACCCGATGGACCCCGGGCCCGCGTGGACGGAGTACGACGTCGGAGAAGGCGCGGCGCGAGTGCTGGCATGCCGGCCTGAGACACTGCTGGGCTGGAAGATGCACGGCCTGTTCGAGCGCGGAAAGGGTCGCTTCCGCCCCAAGGACCTGTTCGACGTGTATCTGCTCACCCGATACGCGCCGCTGGAAACGGAACTGCTACCCAATGCGCTGCGACTCGCGTTCCAGTCGCGCGGAGACTCGCTGGAGCTGATGGAGCGGCTGATGGTGGGCGAGTTCGGCCGGAGCCCGTGGAGCAACGAGAAGTGGGCCCGCTATCGGAACAGCCAGCCTGCCGGGCGTCCCGAGGCGCTGGCCGACGTGGTGGCGGCAGTCGCCCTGGCGCTCCGCCCCGTGTGGGAGGCCGCGCGCGAGCCGACCACGGCTGCCCGATAGCTGCTGCGGGTTGCCTCCCCGGCAACAGCCTGGGTGAAATTTCACACCTTGTTTAAAATCCTTCACTTGGGCAACCTGATGGCAACATCAGAGAGGGGGAGTATGAAATCAAGACCTGAACCACTCGCGCCGCGTCCCGCGGAGCTGCTGAGTGATGAGCAGCTTGGCGCTGTACCCCGAAGCAACGCGCGGGCGCCCACCCTGAAGATGCCCGGCGATGCCCAGAAGGCGGGCGGCTCGGCGGCGGGCGGCTCGGCAGGGCCTGCCGCTGAAAACGCCGCCCAGACAGCTCCTACGGGGGGAGGCTTCGATATCGGAGGCGGACTGCTCGGCCTGGCGGGGACGGTGCTCCAGCTTGGCTACAAGGACGTCGCGGATTGGGTCAAGGCCTGGGCCAAGGCCGCGACCACCTACAGCAATGTGTCTGACGTCGTGGCGCGTCCGGGCGAGCGGCTGGTCTTCGTGTTCAACCACGCCGACGATGAAGCAACGATTGTCTTCAACGGTGAGCGCGTCGCCTCCAAGAACCTGCGCGAGCCGCCCACGACACATGTCTCCATGCACGCCGTCAAACCCGGGTTGAACGTGCTCATCGTGGCCGTCGACAACCGCGGCTACTTCGACTGGGGCGTCTGGGTGGACGTCTACGAGGAGCGCTCGCGCCGCTTCCTCACGCGCTTCATGTTCAAGGGCAACGACGGGTTCTTCGGCAACATGCACATGTTCTCCTGCCGCGTCTGGGGTCGCTAAATGGGCATCTACGGAGCAGTCTTTGTCAGACGCGAAGGCGCGGGTCACCGGGGCCACGTCGCCTACTGTTTCCAGCGGTGGCCGGGCTCGGCCTGCTTCGGCTCGACCGAGGGCTTCATGGGCATGCCCTGGTCGCCGCCCCAGCTCAACATCACCTGGAAGCGGACCGCGACAGAGGCCCAGGTGATGAACCAGCTGCTCGGCCAGGGCTATGACGAGTACAAGATTCTGAGGGGCCGAGGCGACGAAGGCGCCGCGTTCCGGATGGTCGACGAGTGGTCCCAGAAGGGCTACGCGCTCGTCTTCGAGAACTGCATGGATGCGACGTATCACATCCTCACGGCCTTCGGCTGCTCGATGCCGCCCCCGTCGACCAACTGGATGCCCAACAACTGGTTCGACGCGCTTGCCTCCAAGTCCATCTGGCTCAAGGCAAACCAGAACATCTTCCCCGTGGGCCCTCGCGGCGCCGAGGAAGGGCTGCTGGAAGACAAGCAGGAAGCGCCTCCCGCGCCGGTGGACGGACCCGCTCCCGAGCTGGTCATGCCCAAGCCCTGACAGGCGATACAACTCACACCCCTGGTGCCAGTCCTTGCGTGAGGCCTGGCACCGGGGCCCCTCCCCTTGACACCTTAGGGGAGCCCGGGCACTCTCCCCTAAAAAGCTAAGGGGAGAGCCGGGCGCATGGCGGACACGTCGCTGGAGCTGGTGCAGGGCACGCTGGACGTGCTCATCCTGAAGAGCCTGTCGTGGGGCGCGCTGCACGGCTACGCGGTGGCGGAGGCCATCGGCGAGCGCAGCGGCCAGGTGCTCAAGGTGGAGGAAGGCGCGCTCTACCCCGCGCTGCACCGGCTGGAGAAGCGGGGCCTGCTGGAGGCCGAGTGGGGCCTGTCCGAGAACAACCGGCGGGCGAAGTTCTACAAGCTCACCTCCGCCGGCCGTGCCCACCTGCGCGCGGAAGCCCAGACGTGGACGCGCTACGCCGCAGCCGTGTCTCGCATCCTCGAGGTCGCCTGAGGCCCGCCATGCGAATGCCGCCTGGCTTCAAGCGCCTGCTCAAGCTCGCCGTGCGCCCGCGCGCGGTGGAGCAGGACGTGGATGACGAATTGCGGTTCCACCTGGAGCAGCGCGCGGAGAAGCTCCAGCGCGAGGGCCTTCCGCCCACCCAGGCCCGGGAGCTCGCCCGGCAGGAGTTCGGGGACCTGGAGCGCGTGCGCTCCGAGTGCGTGCGCCTGGGCCAGGAGAGGGAGCGAGAGCTGAAGCGCAGCCTCTTCCTGGACGCGCTGGCGCAGGACGTACGGTACGCGCTGCGGACGCTACGCAAGGCGCCCGCCTTCACGCTGGTGGCCATCCTCACGCTGGCGCTGGGCATCGGCGCCACCACCGCCCTGTTCAGCGTGGTGCGGGGCGTGTTGCTCAAGCCGCTCCCCTTCCCCGCTCCCGAGCGGCTCGTCCGCCTGTGGCAGGCGAGCCCCGTGCTGGACTCGCCGCGCAGTGCCCTCTCCCAGAACGACTTCGAGGACTGGAAGGCCCGGCAGCAGTCGTTCTCGGACGTGGGCGCGTGGTGGCACGTCGAGAAGATGTCGGGCGTGGACCTGAGCGGCCTGGGAGACCCCGAGGAGCTCGAGGCCACCTTCGTGACGGACGGCTTCTTCTCCACGCTCGGCATGGCGCCGCAGCTCGGCCGGGCGCTCCTGCCGGAGGAGAACGTGCCGGGCCAGGACGCGGTGGTGGTGCTCAGCCACGGCTTCTGGACGCGCAGGTTCGGCGCGGACCCGGCGCTCGTCGGGCGCACCCTCACCCTGGAAGGCGTGCCCCACACGGTGGTGGGCATCATGCCGCCGTCCTTCACCTTCCCCGCCGAGCAGATGGATGTGTGGCTGCCCCTGTCCCGCATCCCCGAGAGCGGCATCCCCCGCGTCCGCTTCAACCGCTTCCTCGCCGCGGCCGGCCGCCTCAAGCCGGGCGTGACGCTGGAGACGGCGCGCCTGGAGCTGGGCGGCATCGCCGCGCAGCTCGCGGAGGCGCACCCGGAGAGCAACGCCCAGTACCCCGCCGTCACCGCCATTCCCCTGCACGAGGCCATCACCGGCGACGTGCGCGCGGGCCTGCTGGTGGTGCTGGGCGCGGTGGGCCTGCTGCTGCTCATCGCCTGCGCCAACGTGGCCAACTTGCAGCTTGCCCGGGCCACGCTGCGCGAGCGGGAGCTGGCGGTGCGCGCGGCCCTGGGCGCGGGGCCGGGGCGGCTGGTGCGCCAGCTGCTCACGGAGAGCGTCGTGCTCGCGGCGCTGGGCGGGACACTCGGCCTGTTGCTGGCGGTGTGGGGCACGGAGGCCCTGGTGGGCGCCTCCGTGCAGCAGCTCCCCCGGCTGCGCGAGGTGGGCGTGGACGGCGAGGTGCTGGCCTTCGCCGCGGGCGCCACCCTGCTCACGGGCCTGCTGTTCGGACTGCTGCCGGCGCTCCGGGCCAGCTCCACGCGGCTGGAGCCCATGCTCAAGGCCGGGCGCGGCACGGTGGGCGCGGGCGGGGCGCGGCTGCGCGGAATGCTCGTCGTCGCGGAGGTGGCCATCGCCGTGGTGCTCGTCACGGGCGCGGGACTGGCCACGCGCAGCCTGGGGAAGATGCTCGCCGAGGACCCGGGCTTCCGCGCGAAGGGCGCCGCGGTGGTGAGCTTCTCCGTCCCCCAGGAGAAGCGGCCGCAGCGGAGGCAGTACCTCGCGGAGATACTTGAGCGCGTGCGCGCCGTCCCGGGCGTGCAGTCCGCCGCCCTGGTGAAGTACCTGCCGCTGGAGCACAAGGGCGAGGACCTCGCCTTCAGCCGCCCCGGCCACCCGGAGGACGAGGCGAGCCCACCGCACACGTTGCTGATGCACACGAGCACCGACTACTTCCGCACGCTGGGCATCCCCCTGCTGGGAGGCCGCGCCTTCGAGACCACGGACACGGTGGACGCCCCCGAGGTGATGGTGGTGAACCAGGCCTTCGCCCGCCGGTACTTCCCGGGCGAGGACGCGGTGGACAAGACAATCAAGGTGGGCACGACGGAGCTCCGCATCGTCGGCGTGGTGGGCGACGTGCGTCAGGCGGGACTGGCCGAGGCGGCACCACCGCTCAGCTATGTGCACGTTCTGCAGAGCACCCGCTCATCCCTGAACCTGGTGGTGCGCGGACAGGGTGCACTGCTGCCACTGGCCACCGCCGCGCGGCAGGCCATCTGGTCCGTGAATTCGCAGCAGACCATCAGCCGCATCACCACGCTGGAGGCGGTGGTGAGCGAGGCCGTGACGCGCCCGCGCCTGCTGTCCGTGCTGCTGGGCCTGTTCGCGGGACTGGGGCTCGCCCTGGCGGCGGTGGGCATCTACGGCGTGCTGGCCTACACGGTGAGCCAGCGGCAGCGGGAGATGGGCGTGCGGCTGGCGCTCGGAGCCCAGCCGTCGGACGTGCTGCGGCTGGTGCTGAAGAGCGGCATGGCCCTCGCGGGAGCCGGCGTCGCGCTGGGCGTCGCGGGCGCACTGGGGCTGTCACGGGTGATGGGGAGCATCCTCTACGGCATCGCACCGCATGACCCGCTCACGTTCGGCGGAGTCATGGCGCTGCTGCTCGGGGTGGCGCTGGTGGCGTGTCTCGTCCCCGCGCGCCGGGCCATGCGCGTGGACCCGGCGGTGACGCTCCGGGGGGAATGAGCCTCGCCGCTCAGCGCGAGGCGCGGCGCTGGGCCTCATCCACCGCCCTGCTGATGGCGGCCGAGTCCGGGAGGATGCGCCTCGCCTGGTCCGCCACCTCCAGCGCGGCATCCAGCTTGTCCTGCTGCCCCAGCGCGTGAATCCACCCGGCCCACGCCTCTTCCAGCAGCGACAGCGCCGCGCTGGCGGCGGAGGCGAACGCGGCCTCCGCGTCGACGGGCGAGGTCCGCGCCATGGCCAGGAACCGCCCCAGCTCGATGAGCGGCTCCGGCGCTCCGGCGGAGACATCCACCGCCGTGCGCAGCGCCCGCTCGGCCTCGTCGACGCGCGCGGCGGGCTCGGGCGCCTGCTCCCGCCCGAGCAGGCTCGTCCGGCTCAAGGACAGCAGGTTGGGAACGAACGCCGGACAGCATTCCGCCAGTTCCCGGTAGGCGTCGAGCCGACGGGAGCCGTCCACCGGCTCCGCGTTCGCCGCCTTCCACTTCCTTCGCAACTCCTGGGCCGTCAGGTGCGTGCTCATACCCGCACTCTAGGCCCAGGCCGAGCGTCATGGCTCAGGGCGAGTTCGGATCTCCAATGCCCTTGAACGGATTGAACGTGTACGTCGTCGAGAACCGCGAGGACGGGCTGAAGTAGTACGCCGCGAGCTTCGCCGGGTCGTTGCCCAATTCGCCGCGCAGGATGGGGCCGTCGTTCTGGTCGTCCCAGCCCCAGGACGTATTCGCCGAGTTCGTCCCGCACTGCCCCGCCACGTGGCCGCAGCCACCGCTCGTGTCGCCCCGGAACGTGCCCTCGGACGAGAAGAGCGTGCTCAGGCCCCGGCGCTGCCACAGGCCCTCGGAGCCGTAGATGTCGATGAGCTTGTAGCGCACGTCGGAGTCCGTGGCCGACGAGGGCTCCTCGGCCGTGGTCAGCGAAGGGAAGTACTTCACGCCGTCACCGACGATGTCATACGCCGGCCACGCCTTGAGCCCGTGGCCCTTGGCCTCCTGCGCGGTGATGGGGTGGAGCACGCCCTCGAAGGACGCATACGACAGCTTGCCGTCGATGGACTCCACCCCCGAGCCGAGCGGGCTGCCATCCGGCACGAAGGAGAAGAAGTCCTTGTGCGCCACCGTCACCGCGCCGACGAGCGCGCCGTACTCGGTGCCATTGCGCTCCACGATGAGCAGCACACCCTCGGCGTCGTTCTCATGCTCCGAGTCGAAGATGTTGTCGGACCAGTCGCGCGGGTGGAAGAACGTGTAGACGAGGTACCAGTGCGTGCTCGTCTCCACCAGCGAGTGGTAGGCGTGCGCGGTGAGCGCCCGGGACGGGGTGTTGTCCCAGTTGTTCGTCCCGCTCCAGTCACCGTCGAAGTCCACCCGGCTGATGTAGTCGCCCCGGCCGTTGAGTCCGTGCGAGCCCGTCACGTCCACGTCCTGGTAGTGGATGGGCGCCCACCGCTTCGCCAGCGCGGCGCGGAACGCCGTCGAGCCGGGGCCGGCGAGCGCCAACTCGGCGGAGCCGAAGGTGTCGTCTTCGAACGATTCCGGTCCGCAGGCGGACAGCAGCATCAGCGCGGCGGGAATGACAACGAGTCCAAGCGCGCCACGGGCACGACGGAGCATGGAGACCATGGAGGGTCCTCCCTTTCGGGCGGATTCCTACACGACTTCTCGATTACCAGGGTAATGCGGCTTACCGGGTTGCCCCCTTTTTACCTCCGGGCGCCGGGCTCAGTACGTCGCGGTGAGACCCCACTGGAGGCTGGAGTAGGTCTCCTCCGCCACACCGCCGGCCTCCCAGCCCGTCCGCGTCCCCGCGCCGGAGAAGGTGTCCTGGTAGCGCGACAGGCGGAAGCGCACGGAGTAGCCGAACGGCCCCCACAGCTCCCCCGCCACGCCCAGCTCCGCCTCCCAGCCGAAGCTGGACACCGACGTGCCGTAGTCGCTGACCTCCAGGTCCAGCGCCCCGCCCTCGTCGTCGAAGCCCTGCCCCGGCTTCGCGCCGATGAAGACCTGGCCCGCGCCCTCCAGACGCACCGCCCGCAGCAGCGGCACGGACACCTCCAGGCCCACCGCCGGGAACAGCCGGTGCGAGCCCAGGAGCGCGCTCTGCGCGGACTCGTCCACGTCGAAGGCGCGCGTCAGCAGGCCGGCCCGCAGCCCCGCGTAGCCCAGCAGCTGCTTCGACTCGCCCAGCGGGAAGAAGTAGCGGTACAGCGCCTGCGCGGTGAGCACCGAGTCCGTCGCCACCACCTCGCGCGTCACCGACTGCCCCGCATCGCTCAGCAGCGTCACGTTGGTGGACGAGTACCCGCGCCGGTAGCCCAGCAGCGCCCCAAGGCCCCGCACCGCGGATGGACTGCGCGCCAGCGGCAGCAGCTCCAGCTCGGCGGAGAAGCCCAGGTACGGCACCGTCGACGAGTAGTCCACCTGGTCCCCGAGCTGCTCGCTCTCGGGCTTCCGGTCGAACTCGCCGCAGGACTTCACTCCGGGCCGCGCGCAGTACTGGCGCCACGTCGTCGTGCCGCCCAGGAAGAGCCGCGCCAGCGGAGGGCGCAGCGGCTCGTCGCCCACCGTGCCGCCCGAGCCCGTGTCCAGCGCCACCTCCAGGAACGGGGCCGTCGGGGTGTTCGCCCCCCCGGACACCTGGCGCGGGCCGCGCAGCGCCGCGTCCACGGACTTCGGGGCCACGCGCTGCGACATGGCCTGGGGCGCGGGCGCGGCCTCCCCCTGCTTCACCACGACGTCGGCGTGCGCCGACGGGGAGGCCAGCACCACCGCCAGGGCGAGCGACCTGCCCCAGCGGACCATCGCGTGTCCGATGTTCATCATTCCCGGGGGAGGTTCACCCACCCCGCAGGCGATGTCCAGGCTCGCGACCGGGAGGCCGGAGCCCGGACCCTCAGGCGTTCATCGTCGCCGGAGCGCCCAGGGACGCTCCTCCCACCGACATCGGCGACGGCTCCGGAACCAGGGACGGCGACGAGTCCGCCGCCGCCTGCGCCTGCGCCGCCGCCAGGTGCTCCGCGCGGCCGATGCCGAGGAAGTCACGCCGGTAGATGCGCACCATGGCCATGAAGATGGAGGCGATGAGCGGGCCCACCAGCAGCCCCATCATCCCGAACACCGCCAGCCCGCCGAACATGGACAGGAAGACGAGCAGCGGGTGCAGCGCCATGCGCGCCCCGCACAGCTTGGGCCGGATGACGTTGTCGATGCTGCCCACCAGGAAGGTGCCCCAGGACAGGAGGAACACGCCCTCCGTCACCTTGTTCGCGGCGATGAGCACCACGCCGATGGGCCCCCACACCAGCGCCGTGCCGCCCACCGGCACCAGCGCCACCAGCACCATGGCCGCGCCCCACACGCCCGCATGCGGCACCCCGGCGATGAGCAGCCCCGCGAAGCCCACCGCGCCCTGGATGAGCGCCGTCACCGTGTTGCCGTAGACAATCGCGTAGGCCACGTCCGTGAACTCGCGCGAGAAGGCCTCGAAGTAGCGCTTGTCCAGGGGGATGAGCCGCATCACCTCGGACACCAGCCGGCGGCCATCGAGGAAGAAGTAGAACATGGCCACGGTCATCATGAACATGTTGATGACCAGCTCGGCGCCCGCGCTCACCACGTCCTTGAGCAGCGCCGCCCCGCCCGTCACGGCCGTCATCAGCGCCCGCTCCGTCTCCGCGCTCTCCGGGTCGAACCGGATGTAGCGGCTCAGACCGCGGGGCAGGCTGGAGGCGAACTGGTGACGCAGGTCCACCTGCTCCAGCAGGTCCTGCGCCTGCCCCACGAACTGGAGCAGCTCACGCGCCACCATCCACCCCACCAGCGCCAGCGGCACCAGGATGAGGAGGAACACCGCGAGGGTGGACAGCCCGGCCGCGAGGGACTTGCGACCGCGCAGCTTCTGGCCCAGGTAGTCCTGGACTGGCATGAACAAGACGACCAGGAAGCCGCCCAGCAGCACTGGCATGAGGAACGGCAGCAGAATCCTGGAGAAGAGAATCAACGCGAGCGCGAAGAGCCCCGCGAAAACGAAGTTCGACCAACGCCGAGTTTCACCCACCGCCCCACCCCACGCCGCCCCACGAGCCCACCGACCACCCCCAACCTAGGAACCCCCCTTCCCACCGGGAAGTCCGGGTTCACCCCCGCAGAGGAACAACCATGACTTCTGGACGTTTCGCGCCCCTGGGCGCCGCGGTACTCACGCTGGGACTCACGCTCGCCACCTCCGGGTGCGGGGATGGGGCCACGCCGTGCACGGAGTGCCCGGCCATCGAAGGCCGCTACCGGATGGACTTCGGGGACGCGGGCGCCCCGGACGATTGCGGCACACTGGGGGTGGATCTGCCCCGGGGCCAGCCGCTGGACATCACCCGCTCGGGCGCCGACCTCGCCGGCACGCTCCAGGGGGTGTCCCTGCGAGGCACCGTCTCCGGCCAGGGGTCCTTCAGCCTGTCGGGCAATGCCGCGGGCTCCCCGGATG comes from Pyxidicoccus trucidator and encodes:
- a CDS encoding nucleotidyl transferase AbiEii/AbiGii toxin family protein; protein product: MSAHELPLRAGAAVLRRLARSPEVEALVLRGGLMMRLWSGPVPRPVEDLDFLARFPFDAADTVRRLEAVLRVAVEDGFSFGAMRSEVIWAETAFPGVRVFVETRLPGVEGAFELRIDTGFGDPMDPGPAWTEYDVGEGAARVLACRPETLLGWKMHGLFERGKGRFRPKDLFDVYLLTRYAPLETELLPNALRLAFQSRGDSLELMERLMVGEFGRSPWSNEKWARYRNSQPAGRPEALADVVAAVALALRPVWEAAREPTTAAR
- a CDS encoding AI-2E family transporter translates to MGETRRWSNFVFAGLFALALILFSRILLPFLMPVLLGGFLVVLFMPVQDYLGQKLRGRKSLAAGLSTLAVFLLILVPLALVGWMVARELLQFVGQAQDLLEQVDLRHQFASSLPRGLSRYIRFDPESAETERALMTAVTGGAALLKDVVSAGAELVINMFMMTVAMFYFFLDGRRLVSEVMRLIPLDKRYFEAFSREFTDVAYAIVYGNTVTALIQGAVGFAGLLIAGVPHAGVWGAAMVLVALVPVGGTALVWGPIGVVLIAANKVTEGVFLLSWGTFLVGSIDNVIRPKLCGARMALHPLLVFLSMFGGLAVFGMMGLLVGPLIASIFMAMVRIYRRDFLGIGRAEHLAAAQAQAAADSSPSLVPEPSPMSVGGASLGAPATMNA
- a CDS encoding PadR family transcriptional regulator — encoded protein: MADTSLELVQGTLDVLILKSLSWGALHGYAVAEAIGERSGQVLKVEEGALYPALHRLEKRGLLEAEWGLSENNRRAKFYKLTSAGRAHLRAEAQTWTRYAAAVSRILEVA
- a CDS encoding ABC transporter permease, whose product is MRMPPGFKRLLKLAVRPRAVEQDVDDELRFHLEQRAEKLQREGLPPTQARELARQEFGDLERVRSECVRLGQERERELKRSLFLDALAQDVRYALRTLRKAPAFTLVAILTLALGIGATTALFSVVRGVLLKPLPFPAPERLVRLWQASPVLDSPRSALSQNDFEDWKARQQSFSDVGAWWHVEKMSGVDLSGLGDPEELEATFVTDGFFSTLGMAPQLGRALLPEENVPGQDAVVVLSHGFWTRRFGADPALVGRTLTLEGVPHTVVGIMPPSFTFPAEQMDVWLPLSRIPESGIPRVRFNRFLAAAGRLKPGVTLETARLELGGIAAQLAEAHPESNAQYPAVTAIPLHEAITGDVRAGLLVVLGAVGLLLLIACANVANLQLARATLRERELAVRAALGAGPGRLVRQLLTESVVLAALGGTLGLLLAVWGTEALVGASVQQLPRLREVGVDGEVLAFAAGATLLTGLLFGLLPALRASSTRLEPMLKAGRGTVGAGGARLRGMLVVAEVAIAVVLVTGAGLATRSLGKMLAEDPGFRAKGAAVVSFSVPQEKRPQRRQYLAEILERVRAVPGVQSAALVKYLPLEHKGEDLAFSRPGHPEDEASPPHTLLMHTSTDYFRTLGIPLLGGRAFETTDTVDAPEVMVVNQAFARRYFPGEDAVDKTIKVGTTELRIVGVVGDVRQAGLAEAAPPLSYVHVLQSTRSSLNLVVRGQGALLPLATAARQAIWSVNSQQTISRITTLEAVVSEAVTRPRLLSVLLGLFAGLGLALAAVGIYGVLAYTVSQRQREMGVRLALGAQPSDVLRLVLKSGMALAGAGVALGVAGALGLSRVMGSILYGIAPHDPLTFGGVMALLLGVALVACLVPARRAMRVDPAVTLRGE